A DNA window from Alligator mississippiensis isolate rAllMis1 chromosome 11, rAllMis1, whole genome shotgun sequence contains the following coding sequences:
- the LOC102574613 gene encoding zinc finger protein 436 isoform X4, whose translation MELGAEPGPPRCGDTDTLRDDGTGTMEIKMDAAGGLCQTKPPRQLHMCPDCGKAFGQSSHLAQHQRLHTGERPYACGDCGRRFAASSNYLTHRRVHTGEKPYDCGDCGRSFRVSSTLARHRRLHTGERPYSCGDCGRRFSQSSSLAKHRRLHTGERPYACPDCQEAFAAAAALKAHRSRRHVGDRPFPCPDCGRGFRRSSDLVQHQRGHSGERPYHCLHCNATFGLASTLVTHLRGHTGERPYRCPRCGATFTRSSTLARHCRGHRDGTETGAGAGTEVGKQRNELGQEKVGLDQVIEPERESQGSGMEGCHQGTDPGGQNQGTELKKQSEESESSTVPEEPGAEQQGQQQCVEQERVEGPHPSQPLPSGAAAEQPYLCPVCGKHFSRRSNLLAHQRIHAGDKPFRCPECGRGFLRGSNLRTHRRLHTGERPYPCPDCGKRFGDTSVLVKHQRIHTGERPHRCPDCPRRFSQASDLGAHRHVHTGEKPYVCPDCGRGFSRSSNLLTHRRLHRGERPYPCPDCGKRFAQSSDLLQHGRVHTGEKPYPCPQCGKAFSKGSTLAGHRRIHTGEKPFACTTCPKRFRHSSHLTAHLRVHARQRPL comes from the exons atggagctgggggctgagccGGGCCCCCCGCGCTGCGGGGACACCGACACCCTGAGAGATGATGGCACAg GCACGATGGAGATCAAGATGGATGCGGCTGGTGGACTGTGCCAGACGAAGCCCCCCCGGCAGCTCCACATGTGCCCAGACTGCGGGAAGGCTTTCGGGCAGAGCTcgcacctggcccagcaccagcgcctGCACACGGGTGAGAGGCCCTATGCCTGCGGGGACTGCGGGCGCCGCTTCGCCGCCAGCTCCAACTACCTGACGCACCGGCGTGTGCACACGGGCGAGAAGCCCTATGACTGCGGGGACTGCGGGCGCAGCTTCCGCGTCAGCTCCACCCTGGCCCGCCACCGCCGCCTACACACGGGTGAGAGGCCCTACAGCTGCGGGGACTGTGGGCGCCGCTTCTCCCAGAGCTCGTCTCTGGCCAAGCACCGGCGCCTGCACACAGGTGAGAGGCCCTACGCCTGCCCTGACTGCCAGGAGGCCTTCGCAGCTGCCGCCGCACTGAAAGCTCACCGCAGCCGGCGCCACGTGGGCGaccgccccttcccctgccccgaTTGTGGCCGGGGCTTCCGGCGCAGCTCCGACCTGGTGCAGCACCAGCGCGGCCACTCTGGGGAGCGCCCATACCATTGCCTGCACTGCAATGCCACCTTCGGCCTGGCTTCTACCCTTGTCACCCACTTGCGGGGGCACACAGGCGAGCGCCCCTACCGCTGCCCCCGGTGCGGCGCCACCTTCACCCGCAGCTCCACCCTCGCCCGGCACTGCCGCGGGCATCGGGATGGGACCGAGacgggagcaggagctgggacagaggtggggaagcagagaaATGAGCTGGGCCAGGAGAAAGTGGGTCTGGACCAGGTCATAGAACCAGAAAGGGAAAGCCAGGGCTCAGGGATGGAGGGGTGTCACCAGGGCACAGACCCAGGGGGGCAGAACCAGGGCACAGAGCTGAAGAAACAGAGTGAGGAGAGTGAGTCGAGCACGGTGCcagaggagccaggggcagaacAGCAGGGTCAGCAGCAGTGCGTAGAGCAGGAGAGGGTGGAAGGGCCCCATCCGAGCCAGCCACTCCCATCCGGGGCTGCTGCTGAACAGCCATACCTGTGCCCAGTGTGTGGGAAGCACTTCTCACGGCGCTCCAACCTGCTGGCACACCAGCGCATCCACGCAGGTGATAAGCCCTTCCGGTGCCCTGAGTGCGGACGTGGGTTCCTGCGCGGCTCCAACCTGCGCACGCACCGGCGCCTGCACACAGGCGAGCGCCCGTATCCCTGCCCAGACTGCGGCAAGCGCTTTGGGGACACCTCAGTGCTGGtgaagcaccagcgcatccacacgggcGAGCGCCCCCACCGCTGCCCCGACTGCCCTCGGCGCTTCAGCCAGGCTTCAGACCTGGGCGCCCACCGCCACgtgcacactggggagaagccctaTGTGTGCCCTGACTGTGGGCGCGGCTTCTCCCGTAGCTCCAACCTGCTCACCCACCGGCGCCTGCACCGCGGCGAGCGCCCCTACCCCTGCCCGGACTGCGGGAAGCGCTTTGCCCAGAGCTCTGACCTGCTGCAGCATGGGCGCGTGCACACAGGCGAGAAGCCCTACCCCTGCCCGCAGTGCGGCAAGGCCTTCAGCAAAGGCTCCACACTGGCCGGGCATCGGCGCATCCACACGGGCGAGAAGCCCTTTGCctgcaccacctgccccaagcgcTTCCGCCACAGCTCCCATCTCACTGCCCACCTCCGTGTGCATGCCCGCCAGCGCCCACtctga
- the LOC102574613 gene encoding zinc finger protein 436 isoform X1 gives MLPGRKIPLRTDGRESVPLGEGMAGLLAPSWRSLRMELGAEPGPPRCGDTDTLRDDGTGTMEIKMDAAGGLCQTKPPRQLHMCPDCGKAFGQSSHLAQHQRLHTGERPYACGDCGRRFAASSNYLTHRRVHTGEKPYDCGDCGRSFRVSSTLARHRRLHTGERPYSCGDCGRRFSQSSSLAKHRRLHTGERPYACPDCQEAFAAAAALKAHRSRRHVGDRPFPCPDCGRGFRRSSDLVQHQRGHSGERPYHCLHCNATFGLASTLVTHLRGHTGERPYRCPRCGATFTRSSTLARHCRGHRDGTETGAGAGTEVGKQRNELGQEKVGLDQVIEPERESQGSGMEGCHQGTDPGGQNQGTELKKQSEESESSTVPEEPGAEQQGQQQCVEQERVEGPHPSQPLPSGAAAEQPYLCPVCGKHFSRRSNLLAHQRIHAGDKPFRCPECGRGFLRGSNLRTHRRLHTGERPYPCPDCGKRFGDTSVLVKHQRIHTGERPHRCPDCPRRFSQASDLGAHRHVHTGEKPYVCPDCGRGFSRSSNLLTHRRLHRGERPYPCPDCGKRFAQSSDLLQHGRVHTGEKPYPCPQCGKAFSKGSTLAGHRRIHTGEKPFACTTCPKRFRHSSHLTAHLRVHARQRPL, from the exons ATGCTGCCCGGGAGGAAAATACCACTGAGAACAGATGGGAGGGAATCTGTCCCCCTTGGAGAAGGAATG gcaGGACTCCTGGCCCCGTCCTGGCGCAGCctgaggatggagctgggggctgagccGGGCCCCCCGCGCTGCGGGGACACCGACACCCTGAGAGATGATGGCACAg GCACGATGGAGATCAAGATGGATGCGGCTGGTGGACTGTGCCAGACGAAGCCCCCCCGGCAGCTCCACATGTGCCCAGACTGCGGGAAGGCTTTCGGGCAGAGCTcgcacctggcccagcaccagcgcctGCACACGGGTGAGAGGCCCTATGCCTGCGGGGACTGCGGGCGCCGCTTCGCCGCCAGCTCCAACTACCTGACGCACCGGCGTGTGCACACGGGCGAGAAGCCCTATGACTGCGGGGACTGCGGGCGCAGCTTCCGCGTCAGCTCCACCCTGGCCCGCCACCGCCGCCTACACACGGGTGAGAGGCCCTACAGCTGCGGGGACTGTGGGCGCCGCTTCTCCCAGAGCTCGTCTCTGGCCAAGCACCGGCGCCTGCACACAGGTGAGAGGCCCTACGCCTGCCCTGACTGCCAGGAGGCCTTCGCAGCTGCCGCCGCACTGAAAGCTCACCGCAGCCGGCGCCACGTGGGCGaccgccccttcccctgccccgaTTGTGGCCGGGGCTTCCGGCGCAGCTCCGACCTGGTGCAGCACCAGCGCGGCCACTCTGGGGAGCGCCCATACCATTGCCTGCACTGCAATGCCACCTTCGGCCTGGCTTCTACCCTTGTCACCCACTTGCGGGGGCACACAGGCGAGCGCCCCTACCGCTGCCCCCGGTGCGGCGCCACCTTCACCCGCAGCTCCACCCTCGCCCGGCACTGCCGCGGGCATCGGGATGGGACCGAGacgggagcaggagctgggacagaggtggggaagcagagaaATGAGCTGGGCCAGGAGAAAGTGGGTCTGGACCAGGTCATAGAACCAGAAAGGGAAAGCCAGGGCTCAGGGATGGAGGGGTGTCACCAGGGCACAGACCCAGGGGGGCAGAACCAGGGCACAGAGCTGAAGAAACAGAGTGAGGAGAGTGAGTCGAGCACGGTGCcagaggagccaggggcagaacAGCAGGGTCAGCAGCAGTGCGTAGAGCAGGAGAGGGTGGAAGGGCCCCATCCGAGCCAGCCACTCCCATCCGGGGCTGCTGCTGAACAGCCATACCTGTGCCCAGTGTGTGGGAAGCACTTCTCACGGCGCTCCAACCTGCTGGCACACCAGCGCATCCACGCAGGTGATAAGCCCTTCCGGTGCCCTGAGTGCGGACGTGGGTTCCTGCGCGGCTCCAACCTGCGCACGCACCGGCGCCTGCACACAGGCGAGCGCCCGTATCCCTGCCCAGACTGCGGCAAGCGCTTTGGGGACACCTCAGTGCTGGtgaagcaccagcgcatccacacgggcGAGCGCCCCCACCGCTGCCCCGACTGCCCTCGGCGCTTCAGCCAGGCTTCAGACCTGGGCGCCCACCGCCACgtgcacactggggagaagccctaTGTGTGCCCTGACTGTGGGCGCGGCTTCTCCCGTAGCTCCAACCTGCTCACCCACCGGCGCCTGCACCGCGGCGAGCGCCCCTACCCCTGCCCGGACTGCGGGAAGCGCTTTGCCCAGAGCTCTGACCTGCTGCAGCATGGGCGCGTGCACACAGGCGAGAAGCCCTACCCCTGCCCGCAGTGCGGCAAGGCCTTCAGCAAAGGCTCCACACTGGCCGGGCATCGGCGCATCCACACGGGCGAGAAGCCCTTTGCctgcaccacctgccccaagcgcTTCCGCCACAGCTCCCATCTCACTGCCCACCTCCGTGTGCATGCCCGCCAGCGCCCACtctga
- the LOC102574613 gene encoding zinc finger protein 436 isoform X3 translates to MAGLLAPSWRSLRMELGAEPGPPRCGDTDTLRDDGTGTMEIKMDAAGGLCQTKPPRQLHMCPDCGKAFGQSSHLAQHQRLHTGERPYACGDCGRRFAASSNYLTHRRVHTGEKPYDCGDCGRSFRVSSTLARHRRLHTGERPYSCGDCGRRFSQSSSLAKHRRLHTGERPYACPDCQEAFAAAAALKAHRSRRHVGDRPFPCPDCGRGFRRSSDLVQHQRGHSGERPYHCLHCNATFGLASTLVTHLRGHTGERPYRCPRCGATFTRSSTLARHCRGHRDGTETGAGAGTEVGKQRNELGQEKVGLDQVIEPERESQGSGMEGCHQGTDPGGQNQGTELKKQSEESESSTVPEEPGAEQQGQQQCVEQERVEGPHPSQPLPSGAAAEQPYLCPVCGKHFSRRSNLLAHQRIHAGDKPFRCPECGRGFLRGSNLRTHRRLHTGERPYPCPDCGKRFGDTSVLVKHQRIHTGERPHRCPDCPRRFSQASDLGAHRHVHTGEKPYVCPDCGRGFSRSSNLLTHRRLHRGERPYPCPDCGKRFAQSSDLLQHGRVHTGEKPYPCPQCGKAFSKGSTLAGHRRIHTGEKPFACTTCPKRFRHSSHLTAHLRVHARQRPL, encoded by the exons ATG gcaGGACTCCTGGCCCCGTCCTGGCGCAGCctgaggatggagctgggggctgagccGGGCCCCCCGCGCTGCGGGGACACCGACACCCTGAGAGATGATGGCACAg GCACGATGGAGATCAAGATGGATGCGGCTGGTGGACTGTGCCAGACGAAGCCCCCCCGGCAGCTCCACATGTGCCCAGACTGCGGGAAGGCTTTCGGGCAGAGCTcgcacctggcccagcaccagcgcctGCACACGGGTGAGAGGCCCTATGCCTGCGGGGACTGCGGGCGCCGCTTCGCCGCCAGCTCCAACTACCTGACGCACCGGCGTGTGCACACGGGCGAGAAGCCCTATGACTGCGGGGACTGCGGGCGCAGCTTCCGCGTCAGCTCCACCCTGGCCCGCCACCGCCGCCTACACACGGGTGAGAGGCCCTACAGCTGCGGGGACTGTGGGCGCCGCTTCTCCCAGAGCTCGTCTCTGGCCAAGCACCGGCGCCTGCACACAGGTGAGAGGCCCTACGCCTGCCCTGACTGCCAGGAGGCCTTCGCAGCTGCCGCCGCACTGAAAGCTCACCGCAGCCGGCGCCACGTGGGCGaccgccccttcccctgccccgaTTGTGGCCGGGGCTTCCGGCGCAGCTCCGACCTGGTGCAGCACCAGCGCGGCCACTCTGGGGAGCGCCCATACCATTGCCTGCACTGCAATGCCACCTTCGGCCTGGCTTCTACCCTTGTCACCCACTTGCGGGGGCACACAGGCGAGCGCCCCTACCGCTGCCCCCGGTGCGGCGCCACCTTCACCCGCAGCTCCACCCTCGCCCGGCACTGCCGCGGGCATCGGGATGGGACCGAGacgggagcaggagctgggacagaggtggggaagcagagaaATGAGCTGGGCCAGGAGAAAGTGGGTCTGGACCAGGTCATAGAACCAGAAAGGGAAAGCCAGGGCTCAGGGATGGAGGGGTGTCACCAGGGCACAGACCCAGGGGGGCAGAACCAGGGCACAGAGCTGAAGAAACAGAGTGAGGAGAGTGAGTCGAGCACGGTGCcagaggagccaggggcagaacAGCAGGGTCAGCAGCAGTGCGTAGAGCAGGAGAGGGTGGAAGGGCCCCATCCGAGCCAGCCACTCCCATCCGGGGCTGCTGCTGAACAGCCATACCTGTGCCCAGTGTGTGGGAAGCACTTCTCACGGCGCTCCAACCTGCTGGCACACCAGCGCATCCACGCAGGTGATAAGCCCTTCCGGTGCCCTGAGTGCGGACGTGGGTTCCTGCGCGGCTCCAACCTGCGCACGCACCGGCGCCTGCACACAGGCGAGCGCCCGTATCCCTGCCCAGACTGCGGCAAGCGCTTTGGGGACACCTCAGTGCTGGtgaagcaccagcgcatccacacgggcGAGCGCCCCCACCGCTGCCCCGACTGCCCTCGGCGCTTCAGCCAGGCTTCAGACCTGGGCGCCCACCGCCACgtgcacactggggagaagccctaTGTGTGCCCTGACTGTGGGCGCGGCTTCTCCCGTAGCTCCAACCTGCTCACCCACCGGCGCCTGCACCGCGGCGAGCGCCCCTACCCCTGCCCGGACTGCGGGAAGCGCTTTGCCCAGAGCTCTGACCTGCTGCAGCATGGGCGCGTGCACACAGGCGAGAAGCCCTACCCCTGCCCGCAGTGCGGCAAGGCCTTCAGCAAAGGCTCCACACTGGCCGGGCATCGGCGCATCCACACGGGCGAGAAGCCCTTTGCctgcaccacctgccccaagcgcTTCCGCCACAGCTCCCATCTCACTGCCCACCTCCGTGTGCATGCCCGCCAGCGCCCACtctga
- the LOC102574613 gene encoding zinc finger protein 436 isoform X2, whose amino-acid sequence MTRREGERRIPSPLQGRDTAGLLAPSWRSLRMELGAEPGPPRCGDTDTLRDDGTGTMEIKMDAAGGLCQTKPPRQLHMCPDCGKAFGQSSHLAQHQRLHTGERPYACGDCGRRFAASSNYLTHRRVHTGEKPYDCGDCGRSFRVSSTLARHRRLHTGERPYSCGDCGRRFSQSSSLAKHRRLHTGERPYACPDCQEAFAAAAALKAHRSRRHVGDRPFPCPDCGRGFRRSSDLVQHQRGHSGERPYHCLHCNATFGLASTLVTHLRGHTGERPYRCPRCGATFTRSSTLARHCRGHRDGTETGAGAGTEVGKQRNELGQEKVGLDQVIEPERESQGSGMEGCHQGTDPGGQNQGTELKKQSEESESSTVPEEPGAEQQGQQQCVEQERVEGPHPSQPLPSGAAAEQPYLCPVCGKHFSRRSNLLAHQRIHAGDKPFRCPECGRGFLRGSNLRTHRRLHTGERPYPCPDCGKRFGDTSVLVKHQRIHTGERPHRCPDCPRRFSQASDLGAHRHVHTGEKPYVCPDCGRGFSRSSNLLTHRRLHRGERPYPCPDCGKRFAQSSDLLQHGRVHTGEKPYPCPQCGKAFSKGSTLAGHRRIHTGEKPFACTTCPKRFRHSSHLTAHLRVHARQRPL is encoded by the exons ATGACCCGccgggagggggagagaagaatCCCATCCCCCTTGCAAGGGAGAGACACG gcaGGACTCCTGGCCCCGTCCTGGCGCAGCctgaggatggagctgggggctgagccGGGCCCCCCGCGCTGCGGGGACACCGACACCCTGAGAGATGATGGCACAg GCACGATGGAGATCAAGATGGATGCGGCTGGTGGACTGTGCCAGACGAAGCCCCCCCGGCAGCTCCACATGTGCCCAGACTGCGGGAAGGCTTTCGGGCAGAGCTcgcacctggcccagcaccagcgcctGCACACGGGTGAGAGGCCCTATGCCTGCGGGGACTGCGGGCGCCGCTTCGCCGCCAGCTCCAACTACCTGACGCACCGGCGTGTGCACACGGGCGAGAAGCCCTATGACTGCGGGGACTGCGGGCGCAGCTTCCGCGTCAGCTCCACCCTGGCCCGCCACCGCCGCCTACACACGGGTGAGAGGCCCTACAGCTGCGGGGACTGTGGGCGCCGCTTCTCCCAGAGCTCGTCTCTGGCCAAGCACCGGCGCCTGCACACAGGTGAGAGGCCCTACGCCTGCCCTGACTGCCAGGAGGCCTTCGCAGCTGCCGCCGCACTGAAAGCTCACCGCAGCCGGCGCCACGTGGGCGaccgccccttcccctgccccgaTTGTGGCCGGGGCTTCCGGCGCAGCTCCGACCTGGTGCAGCACCAGCGCGGCCACTCTGGGGAGCGCCCATACCATTGCCTGCACTGCAATGCCACCTTCGGCCTGGCTTCTACCCTTGTCACCCACTTGCGGGGGCACACAGGCGAGCGCCCCTACCGCTGCCCCCGGTGCGGCGCCACCTTCACCCGCAGCTCCACCCTCGCCCGGCACTGCCGCGGGCATCGGGATGGGACCGAGacgggagcaggagctgggacagaggtggggaagcagagaaATGAGCTGGGCCAGGAGAAAGTGGGTCTGGACCAGGTCATAGAACCAGAAAGGGAAAGCCAGGGCTCAGGGATGGAGGGGTGTCACCAGGGCACAGACCCAGGGGGGCAGAACCAGGGCACAGAGCTGAAGAAACAGAGTGAGGAGAGTGAGTCGAGCACGGTGCcagaggagccaggggcagaacAGCAGGGTCAGCAGCAGTGCGTAGAGCAGGAGAGGGTGGAAGGGCCCCATCCGAGCCAGCCACTCCCATCCGGGGCTGCTGCTGAACAGCCATACCTGTGCCCAGTGTGTGGGAAGCACTTCTCACGGCGCTCCAACCTGCTGGCACACCAGCGCATCCACGCAGGTGATAAGCCCTTCCGGTGCCCTGAGTGCGGACGTGGGTTCCTGCGCGGCTCCAACCTGCGCACGCACCGGCGCCTGCACACAGGCGAGCGCCCGTATCCCTGCCCAGACTGCGGCAAGCGCTTTGGGGACACCTCAGTGCTGGtgaagcaccagcgcatccacacgggcGAGCGCCCCCACCGCTGCCCCGACTGCCCTCGGCGCTTCAGCCAGGCTTCAGACCTGGGCGCCCACCGCCACgtgcacactggggagaagccctaTGTGTGCCCTGACTGTGGGCGCGGCTTCTCCCGTAGCTCCAACCTGCTCACCCACCGGCGCCTGCACCGCGGCGAGCGCCCCTACCCCTGCCCGGACTGCGGGAAGCGCTTTGCCCAGAGCTCTGACCTGCTGCAGCATGGGCGCGTGCACACAGGCGAGAAGCCCTACCCCTGCCCGCAGTGCGGCAAGGCCTTCAGCAAAGGCTCCACACTGGCCGGGCATCGGCGCATCCACACGGGCGAGAAGCCCTTTGCctgcaccacctgccccaagcgcTTCCGCCACAGCTCCCATCTCACTGCCCACCTCCGTGTGCATGCCCGCCAGCGCCCACtctga